CGGTAACTATCATTAAGACTTTGCTCTTCTGTGAGCCCTGAAGAACTAGAAACAATCCTATTTGAATCTTTGTAAGTGGCTAGGGCTTGCTGTGCTTTCTCGTATTCTCTTTTCTTTTCATCATGCAAATTTTGCATAAATTCAACTTCTTGCTTGATCTTTTGTGTCTTGTAATCCCGGACAAATGCCTCCAATTTCTTTTTTACGTGATCCGTAAGAATAGCCGATGGCTCCGGTTCATTCAAAAAGCATTCGATAGTAATCGCTCCGGTAGTTTGATCGGTATCTATGGTAATAGCTTTCGCCAAAAGAGAGGAAGCCACTACTTCACTGGGACTTAATTTGATAAAACTTTCAGTTTCAACACTAAGTTGATTTTTTCCTCTGTCTGCACTGGATGACCGGAAACTTCTGAGGATCTTGAAAGGGAGTCCAATAGTGTATCTTCTCAGGGCTTTCAATAAGTTGTCTTCATCAGTTTTAAGGAGGTAATCTCTCAAAACAATACCATCACCATACTTTTTTGAATTAACTATAATAGCTAATGCTTCCTCCTGAAATGGACGTGAATTTAGAATATCTGGATAAACAGCAGGAGACATCTCACCAGTACTAGTTAGGCCAGCGCTTGATATGCCTGCAAGATTTGCTAATCTTGAAAATCCTCTTCCTGCAGAATTAGGACTTACTTCTCGAAGAATCACCGTTTTAGAGGCATACTCATCAGGCGACAGCAGACTGAAAATAAGTCCTAATAGGAGACATGTGGCCACAGTTATAATAATGAGTTTCCTCCGCTTCCAAATAATCTTAATTGTTTTCGTTAGATCTAAATCTTCCTCTTCAAACGAATTCATTAACCTCTTTTTTAAACGATGACTTTAGAGACGTTGGATTAATAATATTAAACCTACAACGGAACCTACGGATGTTATCGTATTTCCTAGATTAAATGGTGTTCTTGGTCCTTTTCTACCTACGATGATCGTGGAGCCTGGTTCGATATCAGGATAGTTTCTGAAAAATAAAAATCGCTTTACCCGAGCCATCTTACCATTGGGGTAAAGAACGGCACTGAACCTTTTGCTTGACTCTTTAAGGAAACCGCCGGCATCACCTACATATTGCTTGAAACTTTTAT
This DNA window, taken from Cytophagales bacterium, encodes the following:
- a CDS encoding Wzz/FepE/Etk N-terminal domain-containing protein, coding for MNSFEEEDLDLTKTIKIIWKRRKLIIITVATCLLLGLIFSLLSPDEYASKTVILREVSPNSAGRGFSRLANLAGISSAGLTSTGEMSPAVYPDILNSRPFQEEALAIIVNSKKYGDGIVLRDYLLKTDEDNLLKALRRYTIGLPFKILRSFRSSSADRGKNQLSVETESFIKLSPSEVVASSLLAKAITIDTDQTTGAITIECFLNEPEPSAILTDHVKKKLEAFVRDYKTQKIKQEVEFMQNLHDEKKREYEKAQQALATYKDSNRIVSSSSGLTEEQSLNDSYRLAYSLYNQIAAQLENKKIELQEVKPVFTTIQPVILPRKPASPNIIKSLFLSVFIGFFLGFCLLFAIESKLYIQSKW